The following coding sequences lie in one Streptomyces xiamenensis genomic window:
- a CDS encoding FHA domain-containing protein, whose protein sequence is MDGQAGGIGSQAPAAQAAGTPCGRCGSRNAPSSRYCSQCGNPLRPGVEGSSETTSTISISGLEAYDSEITGQHAVMPALSPEAQAAVDALPPGSALLVVRRGPNSGSRFLLDGDLTTAGRHPQSDIFLDDVTVSRRHVEFRRRPEGGFSCFDVGSLNGTYVNREPIDSAVLAHGDEVQIGKYRLVFFTGQYGG, encoded by the coding sequence GTGGACGGCCAGGCCGGCGGCATAGGCTCCCAGGCTCCCGCGGCGCAGGCCGCCGGCACGCCCTGCGGGCGCTGCGGCTCGCGCAACGCCCCGTCCAGCCGCTACTGCTCGCAGTGCGGCAACCCGCTGCGGCCGGGCGTGGAGGGCTCCTCGGAGACGACCTCCACCATCTCGATCTCCGGTCTGGAGGCGTACGACTCCGAGATCACCGGTCAGCACGCGGTGATGCCCGCGCTCTCCCCGGAGGCCCAGGCCGCCGTGGACGCGCTGCCGCCGGGCTCGGCCCTGCTGGTGGTGCGGCGCGGGCCGAACTCCGGCAGCCGCTTCCTGCTGGACGGTGACCTCACCACCGCGGGCCGCCACCCGCAGAGCGACATCTTCCTGGACGATGTGACGGTCTCCCGCCGCCATGTGGAGTTCCGCCGCCGTCCGGAAGGCGGTTTCTCGTGTTTCGACGTGGGCAGCCTCAATGGCACCTATGTCAACCGGGAGCCCATCGACTCGGCGGTGCTCGCGCACGGTGACGAGGTGCAGATCGGTAAATACCGTCTGGTCTTCTTCACCGGCCAGTACGGTGGGTGA
- the gcvP gene encoding aminomethyl-transferring glycine dehydrogenase yields MSERPLPLSALEHGSPFAARHIGPDATDRAKMLAQVGFGSLDELTSAAVPASIAGSGPLRLPQARSEAAVLAELRALADRNQVLTSMIGLGYYGTFTPPVILRNVMENPAWYTAYTPYQPEISQGRLEALLNFQTVVSELTGLPTAGASLLDEGTAAAEAMALSRRVGKVKQGVFLVDADTLPQTVAVLRTRAEPTGVEVVVADLTEGIPREAAERGIFGVLLQYPGTGGAVRDPRPVIERAHELGAVVTVAADLLALTLLASPGELGADIAVGTSQRFGVPMGFGGPHAGYMAVREAYARSLPGRLVGVSRDADGKRAYRLALQTREQHIRREKATSNICTAQVLLAVMAGMYAVYHGPQGLADIARRTHRYAALLAAGLRAGGVEVVHGAFFDTVTARVPGRAEQIVAAAREAGVNLRQDGSDLVGIACDETTTRAELAAVWAAFGVDGAHTDIDALDAATPDALPGALLRTDEYLSHPVFHQHRSETAMLRYLRRLADRDYALDRGMIPLGSCTMKLNATVEMEPVTWPQFAALHPFAPIEQAEGYRTLIRELEDGLAEITGYDKVSLQSNAGSQGELAGLLAVRAYHRANGDPQRTVCLIPSSAHGTNAASAVMAGMKVVVVATGENGDVNVEDLRAKIERYRDELAVLMVTYPSTHGVFEEGIQEICAAVHDAGGQVYVDGANLNALVGLARPGRFGADVSHLNLHKTFCIPHGGGGPGVGPVAVREHLAPYLPGHPLQPTAGPVDGPVGPVSAAPWGSAGILPISWAYLRLMGPEGLREATQTAVLGANYIAKRLEPHYPVLYTGPGGLVAHECIIDVRPLTKATGVSIDDVAKRLIDYGFHAPTMSFPVAGTLMIEPTESENLAELDRFCDAMIAIRAEIDRVGAGEWPKDDNPLAGAPHTAVQLTEEWTHPYSRQDAVFPGDTGREDKYWPPVRRIDGAFGDRNLVCSCPPVDSYED; encoded by the coding sequence ATGTCCGAACGCCCACTCCCGCTCAGCGCACTGGAGCACGGCTCGCCGTTCGCGGCCCGCCACATCGGCCCCGACGCCACCGACCGGGCGAAGATGCTCGCCCAGGTCGGCTTCGGCTCCCTCGACGAGCTGACCTCGGCCGCCGTGCCCGCCTCCATCGCCGGCTCCGGACCGCTGCGGCTGCCGCAGGCCCGTTCGGAGGCCGCCGTGCTGGCCGAACTGCGCGCGCTGGCCGACCGCAACCAGGTCCTGACCTCCATGATCGGCCTGGGCTACTACGGCACGTTCACCCCGCCGGTCATCCTGCGCAACGTCATGGAGAACCCCGCCTGGTACACGGCGTACACGCCCTACCAGCCGGAGATCTCCCAGGGCCGCCTGGAGGCCCTGCTGAACTTCCAGACCGTGGTCTCCGAGCTCACCGGGCTGCCCACCGCCGGCGCCTCGCTGCTGGACGAGGGCACCGCCGCCGCCGAGGCCATGGCGCTGTCGCGGCGGGTGGGCAAGGTCAAGCAGGGCGTCTTCCTGGTCGACGCCGACACCCTGCCGCAGACCGTCGCCGTGCTGCGCACCCGCGCCGAGCCCACCGGGGTCGAGGTGGTGGTCGCCGACCTGACCGAGGGCATCCCGCGGGAGGCCGCCGAGCGCGGGATCTTCGGCGTCCTGCTCCAGTACCCGGGGACCGGCGGCGCGGTGCGCGACCCGCGCCCGGTCATCGAGCGCGCCCACGAGCTGGGGGCGGTCGTCACCGTCGCCGCGGATCTGCTCGCCCTCACCCTGCTCGCCTCGCCGGGCGAGCTGGGCGCGGACATCGCGGTGGGCACCAGCCAGCGGTTCGGCGTGCCGATGGGCTTCGGCGGCCCGCACGCCGGCTACATGGCGGTCCGCGAGGCGTACGCCCGCAGCCTGCCGGGACGCCTGGTGGGCGTCTCCCGGGACGCGGACGGCAAGCGCGCCTACCGGCTGGCGCTGCAGACCCGCGAGCAGCACATCCGCCGGGAGAAGGCCACCAGCAACATCTGTACGGCGCAGGTGCTCCTGGCCGTGATGGCCGGCATGTACGCCGTGTACCACGGCCCCCAGGGGCTGGCGGACATCGCGCGCCGCACCCACCGCTACGCCGCGCTGCTGGCCGCCGGGCTGCGCGCGGGCGGCGTCGAGGTGGTGCACGGGGCGTTCTTCGACACCGTCACCGCCCGGGTTCCGGGCCGCGCGGAGCAGATCGTGGCCGCCGCCCGCGAGGCGGGCGTCAATCTGCGCCAGGACGGGTCCGACCTGGTCGGCATCGCCTGCGACGAGACCACCACCCGCGCGGAACTGGCCGCCGTGTGGGCCGCCTTCGGCGTGGACGGCGCGCACACCGACATCGACGCGCTGGACGCCGCGACGCCGGACGCGCTGCCCGGCGCGCTGCTGCGCACCGACGAGTACCTCAGCCACCCGGTGTTCCACCAGCACCGTTCCGAGACCGCGATGCTGCGCTATCTGCGGCGTCTGGCCGACCGGGACTACGCGCTGGACCGCGGCATGATCCCGCTGGGCTCGTGCACCATGAAGCTCAACGCCACCGTCGAGATGGAGCCGGTCACCTGGCCGCAGTTCGCCGCGCTGCACCCGTTCGCGCCGATCGAGCAGGCCGAGGGCTACCGCACCCTGATCCGCGAACTGGAGGACGGGCTCGCCGAGATCACCGGTTACGACAAGGTCTCGCTGCAGTCCAACGCCGGGTCGCAGGGCGAGCTGGCCGGGCTGCTCGCGGTGCGCGCCTACCACCGCGCGAACGGTGACCCGCAGCGCACCGTGTGCCTGATCCCCTCCTCGGCGCACGGCACCAACGCCGCCAGCGCCGTGATGGCCGGGATGAAGGTGGTCGTGGTGGCCACCGGCGAGAACGGTGATGTGAACGTCGAGGACCTGCGCGCCAAGATCGAGCGGTACCGGGACGAGCTGGCGGTCCTGATGGTCACCTACCCCTCCACGCACGGGGTGTTCGAGGAGGGCATCCAGGAGATCTGCGCGGCGGTGCACGACGCGGGCGGCCAGGTGTACGTGGACGGTGCCAACCTCAACGCGCTGGTGGGGCTGGCCCGTCCGGGACGGTTCGGGGCGGACGTCTCGCACCTGAACCTGCACAAGACCTTCTGCATCCCGCACGGCGGCGGTGGCCCCGGGGTCGGCCCGGTGGCGGTGCGCGAGCACCTCGCCCCGTACCTGCCCGGTCATCCGCTCCAGCCCACCGCGGGACCCGTGGACGGTCCGGTGGGCCCGGTCTCCGCGGCGCCGTGGGGCTCGGCCGGCATCCTGCCGATCTCCTGGGCCTATCTGCGGCTCATGGGCCCAGAAGGGCTGCGCGAGGCGACCCAGACGGCGGTCCTGGGCGCCAACTACATCGCCAAGCGCCTGGAACCGCACTACCCGGTGCTCTACACCGGGCCCGGCGGTCTGGTGGCGCACGAGTGCATCATCGACGTCCGGCCGCTCACCAAGGCCACCGGTGTCAGCATCGACGATGTGGCCAAGCGGCTGATCGACTACGGGTTCCACGCGCCGACGATGTCCTTCCCCGTTGCCGGGACGCTCATGATCGAGCCGACCGAGAGCGAAAATCTGGCCGAACTCGACCGATTCTGCGATGCGATGATCGCGATTCGGGCGGAGATTGACCGAGTTGGTGCGGGGGAGTGGCCCAAGGACGACAACCCGCTGGCCGGCGCGCCGCACACCGCGGTGCAGCTCACCGAGGAGTGGACGCACCCGTACAGCCGTCAGGACGCCGTTTTCCCGGGCGACACGGGCCGCGAGGACAAGTACTGGCCGCCGGTGCGCCGCATCGACGGCGCGTTCGGCGACCGCAACCTGGTGTGCTCGTGCCCGCCGGTGGACT
- a CDS encoding DUF881 domain-containing protein — protein sequence MCAMSSQPNGPRPPARPDASMSLLTTVMNHTLDEGYAQAAARRHSEGRSGLPRTLRAKLWLATGLVLAGLVVTLGAAQAREAAPTVARERQELLERVESGTEAMDALQQEVDALRTEVAARQRDLLSDSGGDPGELTALLAGADAVQGPGLELVINDAKGVAEGGGDAREGSGFDTGRVRDRDLQRVVNGLWTSGAEAIAVNGQRLTALSAIRAAGDAILVDNRPLVPPYTVQAIGDPQDLRTRFDSTVDGQYLNVLRDNYGIRAATSDQQEIRIPAATSLTVRTARPADTGEGNTQ from the coding sequence ATGTGCGCCATGTCATCGCAGCCCAACGGGCCACGCCCGCCGGCGCGCCCCGACGCCTCCATGTCGCTGCTGACCACCGTCATGAACCACACCCTCGACGAGGGGTACGCCCAGGCGGCGGCACGCAGGCACAGCGAGGGCCGGTCGGGGCTGCCGCGCACCCTGCGCGCCAAGCTCTGGCTGGCCACCGGGCTCGTCCTGGCCGGCCTGGTGGTCACCCTGGGCGCCGCCCAGGCGCGGGAGGCGGCACCCACCGTCGCCCGGGAGCGCCAGGAACTCCTGGAGCGGGTCGAGTCCGGTACCGAGGCGATGGACGCGCTCCAGCAGGAGGTGGACGCCCTGCGTACCGAGGTCGCCGCCCGACAGCGCGACCTGCTCAGCGACAGCGGCGGGGACCCGGGCGAGCTGACCGCGCTGCTCGCCGGCGCCGACGCCGTCCAGGGGCCCGGGCTCGAACTCGTCATCAACGACGCCAAGGGTGTCGCCGAGGGCGGCGGGGACGCCAGGGAGGGCTCCGGTTTCGACACCGGCCGGGTCCGCGACCGCGACCTCCAGCGGGTGGTCAACGGACTGTGGACCTCGGGCGCCGAGGCCATCGCCGTCAACGGGCAGCGGCTCACCGCCCTGTCGGCCATCCGCGCGGCGGGCGACGCCATTCTCGTCGACAACCGTCCGCTGGTCCCCCCGTACACCGTCCAGGCCATCGGTGACCCGCAGGACCTGCGTACCCGCTTCGATTCCACGGTGGACGGCCAGTACCTCAACGTGTTGCGCGACAACTACGGCATCCGGGCCGCCACCTCCGACCAGCAAGAGATCCGCATACCCGCCGCCACCAGCCTCACGGTCCGGACGGCGCGACCCGCGGACACGGGAGAAGGAAACACACAGTGA
- a CDS encoding DNA polymerase IV, producing MRGQPTILHLDMDAFYASVEQAAKPSLRGKPVIVGGLGPRGVVATASYEARRFGVHSAMPMGQARRRCPNAAYLYPRFDVYRSVSETVMGLLRELSPLVEPLSLDEAFVDLVAGGTAHTAAEAEAVGHALRARIRVATTLSGSVGLAGSKMLAKIASERAKPDGLELIVPGTERDLLAPLPVRTLPGVGPATDGVLRRAGISTVGDVVRAGETELLRLLGTAHGGGVHAMALGIDDRPVVAERDAKSVSVEDTFDVDLTDRARVRHEVDRLAERCVRRLREHGRSGRTVVLKVRSHDFSTLTRSDTLRGPTDDPAVVRELAARLLEGVDTTNGVRLLGVGVTGLADFTQEDLFAQAGARAEGEEDGGDSAPERADPAGAAPEAGPAPDRRWLPGLDVEHTGHGPGWVQGSGVGRVTVRFETPGSAPGRVRTFAVDDPELSRSGPLPLTGGPQRSSSGGEASRPKS from the coding sequence GTGAGAGGCCAGCCGACGATCCTGCACCTCGACATGGACGCCTTCTACGCCTCGGTCGAGCAGGCGGCCAAGCCGTCGCTGCGCGGCAAGCCGGTGATCGTCGGCGGGCTCGGGCCGCGCGGCGTGGTGGCCACCGCCTCCTACGAGGCCAGGCGGTTCGGGGTGCACTCGGCCATGCCGATGGGCCAGGCCAGACGGCGCTGCCCGAACGCCGCCTATCTGTATCCGCGCTTCGATGTCTACCGCTCGGTCAGCGAGACCGTGATGGGACTGCTGCGGGAACTGTCCCCGCTGGTGGAGCCGCTGAGCCTGGACGAGGCGTTCGTCGATCTGGTGGCCGGCGGCACGGCGCACACCGCCGCCGAGGCCGAGGCGGTGGGGCACGCACTGCGCGCCCGGATCCGGGTGGCCACCACACTGAGCGGCTCGGTGGGCCTGGCCGGTTCCAAGATGCTCGCCAAGATCGCCTCGGAGCGGGCCAAGCCGGACGGGCTGGAGCTGATCGTGCCCGGCACCGAGCGGGACCTGCTGGCCCCGCTGCCGGTCCGTACCCTGCCCGGGGTCGGCCCGGCCACCGACGGCGTGCTGCGCCGGGCCGGGATCAGCACCGTGGGCGACGTGGTGCGGGCCGGTGAGACGGAGCTGCTGCGCCTGCTGGGCACCGCGCACGGCGGCGGGGTGCACGCGATGGCCCTGGGAATCGACGACCGTCCGGTGGTCGCCGAGCGCGACGCCAAATCGGTCTCGGTGGAGGACACCTTCGACGTGGACCTCACCGACCGGGCCCGGGTGCGCCACGAGGTGGACCGGCTGGCCGAGCGGTGCGTACGGCGGCTGCGCGAGCACGGCCGCTCCGGGCGCACCGTGGTGCTGAAGGTACGCAGCCACGACTTCTCCACCCTGACCCGCTCGGACACGCTGCGCGGGCCCACCGACGATCCGGCGGTGGTGCGGGAGCTGGCCGCGCGGCTGCTGGAGGGGGTGGACACCACCAACGGTGTCCGGCTGCTGGGGGTGGGCGTCACCGGACTGGCGGATTTCACCCAGGAGGATCTGTTCGCGCAGGCGGGCGCGAGGGCCGAGGGCGAGGAGGACGGCGGTGACAGCGCGCCCGAGCGGGCGGACCCCGCCGGGGCCGCCCCGGAGGCCGGGCCGGCCCCCGACCGCCGGTGGCTTCCCGGCCTGGACGTGGAGCACACCGGGCACGGCCCCGGCTGGGTGCAGGGCAGCGGCGTCGGGCGGGTCACCGTGCGGTTCGAGACGCCGGGCTCCGCGCCGGGCCGGGTGCGGACTTTCGCGGTGGACGATCCGGAGCTCAGCCGCTCCGGCCCGCTGCCGCTGACCGGCGGCCCTCAGCGCTCCTCGTCCGGCGGCGAGGCCAGCCGGCCGAAGTCCTGA
- a CDS encoding PRC-barrel domain-containing protein: MGGTVQTDIDPRSLIGRKAFDRNGAKIGTVDEVYLDDATGAPEWAAVRTGLFSRDAFVPLEPSELVEESLRVPFDRALIKDAPDFGVGRHLSPEQELQLYHHYGLDVPMAAPEDDATPPDQDFGRLASPPDEER; the protein is encoded by the coding sequence GTGGGAGGAACCGTGCAGACCGATATCGATCCCCGCAGCCTGATCGGACGCAAGGCGTTCGACCGGAACGGAGCAAAGATCGGCACGGTGGACGAGGTCTATCTGGATGACGCGACCGGTGCACCCGAATGGGCGGCTGTGCGCACCGGACTCTTCAGCCGGGACGCGTTCGTGCCCCTGGAGCCCAGCGAGCTGGTCGAGGAGTCCCTGCGGGTGCCCTTCGACCGGGCGCTGATCAAGGACGCGCCGGACTTCGGGGTGGGGCGGCACCTCTCCCCCGAGCAGGAGCTGCAGCTGTACCACCACTACGGTCTCGACGTGCCGATGGCGGCGCCCGAGGATGACGCCACGCCGCCCGATCAGGACTTCGGCCGGCTGGCCTCGCCGCCGGACGAGGAGCGCTGA
- a CDS encoding small basic family protein: MIAVLGLVLGVVAGILTRPVVPMGLEPYLPIAVVAALDAVFGGLRAMLDGMFDDKVFVVSFLSNVVVAALIVFLGDKLGVGAQLSTGVVVVLGIRIFSNAASIRRHLFRA; encoded by the coding sequence GTGATCGCCGTACTGGGGCTCGTGCTGGGCGTCGTGGCCGGAATCCTCACCCGGCCCGTGGTGCCCATGGGACTTGAGCCATACCTGCCGATCGCCGTGGTCGCGGCGCTCGACGCGGTCTTCGGCGGGCTGCGCGCCATGCTGGACGGGATGTTCGACGACAAGGTCTTCGTCGTCTCCTTCCTGTCCAACGTCGTGGTCGCCGCGCTGATCGTCTTCCTCGGCGACAAGCTCGGCGTGGGGGCCCAGCTGTCCACCGGCGTGGTCGTGGTTCTGGGCATCCGGATCTTCTCCAACGCCGCGTCCATCCGCCGACACCTCTTCCGGGCGTGA
- a CDS encoding MerR family transcriptional regulator: protein MTGNGEGTAVGGISPLPGVPPRQPLRAPATPQGQGTGRERLGYRGPSACAAAGITYRQLDYWARTQLVQPSIRPAHGSGTQRLYSFQDILVLKIVKRLLDAGVSLQSIRTAVRALRSADLAELAGLTLMSDGATVYRCESPEELAELLRGGRGVFGIAVGAVWGDVEAALARLQAERVDTGEAVGGAGHPSDELARRRQRGAR, encoded by the coding sequence GTGACAGGTAACGGCGAGGGTACGGCGGTGGGCGGGATCTCCCCGCTGCCGGGCGTACCGCCGCGGCAACCCCTGCGGGCGCCGGCCACCCCCCAGGGGCAGGGCACCGGGCGCGAGCGCCTGGGCTACCGGGGCCCCAGCGCCTGCGCCGCCGCCGGGATCACCTACCGCCAGCTCGACTACTGGGCCCGCACCCAGCTGGTGCAGCCCAGCATCCGCCCGGCACACGGTTCGGGCACCCAGCGGCTGTACAGCTTCCAGGACATCCTGGTGCTCAAGATCGTCAAGCGGCTGCTGGACGCCGGGGTCTCCCTGCAGAGCATCCGTACGGCGGTGCGCGCCCTGCGCTCCGCCGACCTGGCGGAGCTGGCCGGGCTGACCCTGATGAGCGACGGGGCCACCGTCTACCGCTGCGAGTCCCCCGAGGAACTGGCCGAGCTGCTGCGCGGCGGCCGGGGCGTCTTCGGGATCGCGGTCGGCGCGGTGTGGGGCGATGTCGAGGCGGCCCTCGCCCGGCTCCAGGCAGAGCGGGTGGACACCGGGGAAGCCGTCGGCGGCGCGGGCCACCCCTCCGACGAACTGGCCAGGCGCCGACAGCGCGGAGCCCGCTGA
- a CDS encoding DUF881 domain-containing protein, whose product MSDPEQDRDRGPGPEPRDTPQGAPEAPRAPEPGAERKALPPAPPARLTGRDVLWAGLWPPRVTRSQLIVAALLFVLGLGLAIQVRAASAEDSALRGARPEDLVRILSDLEDRSGRLEDERNDLEEQRTDLETSSDQAEEARRQTAERERQLGILAGTVAAEGPGIELRVTDPAGGVRADMLLDAVQELRAAGAEAIQINDVRVVAGTFFTDENGQVRIDGRAVNAPYVIDAIGRPQDLEPALNIPGGVVQSLEKEQAGVTVERPETVLVDALRSADRPDYAQSSP is encoded by the coding sequence ATGAGCGACCCCGAGCAGGACCGCGACCGCGGGCCCGGGCCGGAGCCCCGGGACACACCGCAGGGGGCGCCCGAGGCGCCGCGCGCGCCGGAACCGGGCGCGGAGCGCAAGGCCCTCCCGCCGGCCCCGCCCGCGCGCCTGACCGGCCGCGATGTGCTGTGGGCCGGCCTGTGGCCGCCCCGGGTCACCCGCAGCCAGCTGATCGTGGCCGCGCTGCTGTTCGTCCTGGGCCTCGGCCTGGCCATCCAGGTACGGGCCGCCAGCGCCGAGGACAGCGCGCTGCGCGGCGCCCGCCCCGAGGACCTGGTGCGCATCCTCAGCGATCTGGAGGACCGCAGCGGCCGTCTGGAGGACGAGCGCAACGACCTGGAGGAGCAGCGCACCGACCTGGAGACCAGCTCCGACCAGGCCGAGGAGGCCCGGCGGCAGACCGCCGAACGCGAGCGGCAACTGGGCATCCTGGCCGGTACGGTGGCCGCCGAGGGCCCGGGGATCGAGCTGCGGGTCACCGACCCGGCCGGCGGGGTGCGCGCCGACATGCTGCTGGACGCCGTGCAGGAGCTGCGGGCGGCCGGCGCCGAGGCGATCCAGATCAACGACGTACGGGTGGTGGCCGGTACCTTCTTCACGGACGAGAACGGCCAGGTGCGCATCGACGGCCGGGCGGTGAACGCCCCGTACGTGATCGACGCCATCGGGCGCCCGCAGGACCTGGAACCGGCGCTGAACATCCCCGGGGGCGTCGTGCAGTCCCTGGAGAAGGAGCAGGCCGGGGTCACGGTGGAGCGGCCGGAGACCGTCCTCGTGGACGCCTTGCGATCGGCGGACCGGCCTGACTACGCTCAGTCGTCGCCGTGA
- a CDS encoding bifunctional nuclease family protein, which yields MNQLDVVGVRVELPNNQPIVLLREVDGDRYLPIWIGPGEATAIAFAQQGLAPARPLTHDLLKNVLEAIGQELTAVRITDLRDGVFYAELVFASGVEVSARPSDAIALALRVGTPIYSSDGVLDDAGIIIPDEQEDEVERFREFLDQISPEDFGSSNQ from the coding sequence GTGAACCAGCTCGACGTCGTGGGTGTCAGGGTCGAATTGCCCAACAACCAGCCCATCGTGCTCCTCCGTGAAGTGGACGGCGATCGCTACCTCCCCATCTGGATCGGCCCCGGGGAGGCCACCGCGATCGCCTTCGCCCAGCAGGGGCTGGCCCCTGCCCGGCCGCTGACGCACGACCTGCTGAAGAACGTGCTCGAGGCGATCGGGCAGGAACTCACCGCCGTGCGGATCACCGATCTGCGCGACGGTGTCTTCTACGCCGAGCTCGTGTTCGCCAGCGGCGTCGAGGTCAGCGCCCGGCCCTCCGACGCCATAGCGCTCGCGCTGCGCGTGGGTACCCCCATCTACAGCAGTGACGGGGTGCTGGACGATGCGGGGATCATCATCCCCGACGAGCAGGAGGACGAGGTGGAACGGTTCCGGGAGTTCCTGGACCAGATCTCTCCCGAGGACTTCGGCTCCAGCAATCAGTAG